The DNA window CTTACAATTAAGACAAGATGGCTCATCGGGATTCTTTATTATTTCAAATATGGATGGAACGTTTAATGAGAACGATATAAAATGGGAAACTGTAAAAACAGGTATCTCAGATGCCATAGAAGAATTTATTTCAAACAATTAAAAAACAAATATTACAATGAAAACAAAGATAATTATAGCGTTTAGTATGGTCGCATTACTATTAAGCTCCACAATTACATATGCGCAAAAAAAGGACGATGATACTACAAACTCACGAGAAGGCTTTCTATTTGAGATAGGTCTTGGAGGCGGTATCATAAGTATTGAAGATAGTGAAGGCATGCAAACCTTTGATGTTGCGCAAGGTGGTATTAGTTTTCCAGAATTAAAAGTTGGGTATATGCTAAACAAGAAATTAGCTATAACTGCTGTAATGCCAGGTATGATTTATGAGTTTCAGAATAACGACAGGCATTTTGGAGGCTTTATTCCATCTGTACAATATTGGGTAAAAGATAAATGGTGGATTCATGGAGGTGTAGGATTAGCCATAGATGCTCCAGCCTTATATGATATAAGTGACTCCAATGATGATTGGAATTTTGGATGTTCAATAATGGCTAGTACAGGTTATGATATTTATAAGAAGCGTGATTTTTCAATAAATATACAATCTAAATTACTCCTTGGAAGAGCATTTTTAGAAGGCGATGCTCATAGAGATGCTGTTTCTTTTAGCGTAGGAATAGGTTTTAGTTGGTTATAATTTAAGACTTATGAAGAGTAACAACAAGCCAACCGTTTTACTTGCTGGTGCTACAGGATATTTAGGTGGTTATATTGCTACAATCTTGTCACAAGAACAAATTGCTACTAAATTAATTGCCAGATCACCTCAAAAACTTAAGGCATTAGAAAGTAAAACGGTTAAAATAATACAAGCAGAAGTAACAAAGCCTAACACCTTAATTAACGTTTGTGAAGGTGTAACTACAGTTATTTCTACAATTGGTATCACACGACAAAAAGATGGCTTGACCTATATGGATGTTGATTATCAAGCTAATTTGAATTTGCTAAATGAAGCCAAAAGAGCAGGTGTTAAAAAGTTTATATATTTATCTGCAATTAGTGGAAATAAGTATAGACACCTAAAGATATTTGAAGCTAAAGAAAAATTTGTAGACGTTTTGAAGCTTTCTGGATTAGAGTATACCATTCTTCGTCCGAACGGTTTTTTCTCAGATATGAAGGATTTTTTACAAATGGCAAAACGTGGACGTGTTTACTTGTTTGGAAAAGGCGAACAAAAATTTAACCCTATTCATGGTGAAGATTTAGCAATTGTTTGCTTGCAAGCAATTGATAGTCATAAAAGCGAGATCATTGTTGGTGGCCCAGATGTACTGACCTTTAATGAAATTAGCGAAATGGCTTTAGAAACCTTACAAAAGCCAATTAAAATCTGTCATTTGCCAGATTGGTCTAGGCGATTCTTAATTTGGACATTACGAACATTTACCTCATCTAAGACTTATGGTCCTATCGAGTTTTTTTTAACATTAATGGCAGATGATCATATAGCGCCTAGATTTGGAACTCGACGGTTACGCCACTTTTTTAGAGAAAACGCAGCACACAATTAAAAATAATCTTATGAAAACGATAGCATACTGCTTTTTACTTAAGTCTCTATTGTTATTTGGACAATCAGATTCTATTAGTAAACGATTACAGAACAAAATTGACCATCAATCGGAACATCCTGTGCATGGTATTTTATTCTATGTTCATGATGAAAACAAAGCGTTTACTTATAATGAAGGTTTCGGTTTAGTCGATAAAAAAGGAGAACCAGTTACAAGACATAGTGCTTTTAGAATAGCAAGTAGTACTAAACTTTTTGTATCGACAATCATTCTTCAGCTTGAAGAAGATGGGAAGCTTAATTTGAAAGATAAGGCATTTTCAATTTTGAAACCAAAAGGGAACCTGTCATTTGATGATTTTCATGTTTTAGATGGAATAAATTATTCGGAAGAGATTACCATAGAACACTTGTTGTCACATCGTTCGGGATTAGCAGATATTTTTACAGATAAGGAAGACGAGTTTTTTAGTTTGATTTTTGAAAATCCGAATACACAATATTCTCCGGAATCAATTATTGCATTGTATAAGAAATATGATTTAAATAGTGCGCCACATTTTAGACCTCAGGAAGGTTGGCATTATTCTGATATGAATTATGTTTTACTAGGATTGATTATTGAACAATTAGACCAATCTACACTTTCAG is part of the Psychroserpens ponticola genome and encodes:
- a CDS encoding SDR family oxidoreductase, which gives rise to MKSNNKPTVLLAGATGYLGGYIATILSQEQIATKLIARSPQKLKALESKTVKIIQAEVTKPNTLINVCEGVTTVISTIGITRQKDGLTYMDVDYQANLNLLNEAKRAGVKKFIYLSAISGNKYRHLKIFEAKEKFVDVLKLSGLEYTILRPNGFFSDMKDFLQMAKRGRVYLFGKGEQKFNPIHGEDLAIVCLQAIDSHKSEIIVGGPDVLTFNEISEMALETLQKPIKICHLPDWSRRFLIWTLRTFTSSKTYGPIEFFLTLMADDHIAPRFGTRRLRHFFRENAAHN
- a CDS encoding serine hydrolase domain-containing protein, with amino-acid sequence MKTIAYCFLLKSLLLFGQSDSISKRLQNKIDHQSEHPVHGILFYVHDENKAFTYNEGFGLVDKKGEPVTRHSAFRIASSTKLFVSTIILQLEEDGKLNLKDKAFSILKPKGNLSFDDFHVLDGINYSEEITIEHLLSHRSGLADIFTDKEDEFFSLIFENPNTQYSPESIIALYKKYDLNSAPHFRPQEGWHYSDMNYVLLGLIIEQLDQSTLSASIRNRILEPLHMEHTYFEYYETPKKNIQTIQQYVGDTNFSKINTSFDWSGGGLVSTNSDLAIFIKGLFNLSIIDKTSLNKMIDVKFTKTNESRYGLGVYELIINGEVYYGHFGFYGSFIGYSPKNKKTISYCISQALPNFNVYKFISDVTKRI